The Crocosphaera subtropica ATCC 51142 genome includes a window with the following:
- the pap gene encoding polyphosphate:AMP phosphotransferase, which translates to MLDTLDLKLTLDKETYKTEIEALMRQLRSLQKDCWDNQLPVIIVLEGWAAAGKGKLLQKTIGYMDPRGFNVYPILAATEQEKKYPFLWRFWHNLPPKGSIGIFYHSWYTHVLEDRLFGIETDGSIPLLMRDINAFERQLVDDGVAIAKFWIHLSQKELKKRLKTYASDELESWRVRPEDWQQAKEYDRYGTFAEEMLTYTSTGHAPWTLVEGDCKRWARVKVLSQIVAVITQALDRLRLPKTDIPSLPPQTELQPTEPDFLGKIDLGLHLFKDDYKQRLREAQVKLRELQLQIFKKKVPVLVLFEGWDAAGKGGAIKRLTDTLDPRSYKVHAFSAPTSEELNYHYLWRFWRQIPAQGSIGIFDRSWYGRVLVERVEGFASELEWRRSYKEINEFESQLTASGYVIVKFWLHISFEEQLKRFEDRKNNPFKSYKLTDEDWRNREKWPLYYVAVNQMIARTSTPYAPWTIVPGNDKYYARVHVLETVIHAIETELKQRD; encoded by the coding sequence ATGTTAGATACCCTGGATCTCAAATTAACTTTAGATAAAGAGACTTATAAAACCGAAATAGAAGCCTTAATGCGACAGTTGCGATCGCTACAAAAAGACTGTTGGGATAATCAGCTACCAGTGATTATTGTCTTAGAAGGGTGGGCCGCAGCAGGGAAGGGAAAATTATTACAGAAAACCATTGGCTATATGGACCCCCGTGGCTTTAACGTTTATCCTATTTTAGCAGCCACAGAACAAGAGAAAAAATATCCTTTTCTTTGGCGATTTTGGCACAATTTACCCCCAAAAGGAAGTATTGGCATTTTTTATCACAGTTGGTACACCCATGTCTTAGAAGATCGTTTATTTGGAATAGAAACCGATGGCAGTATTCCTTTGTTAATGAGAGATATTAACGCTTTTGAGAGACAATTGGTGGATGATGGCGTGGCTATAGCTAAATTTTGGATACATTTAAGTCAAAAAGAACTCAAAAAGCGACTCAAAACATATGCCTCTGATGAGTTGGAATCATGGCGTGTTCGTCCGGAAGATTGGCAACAAGCCAAAGAATATGATCGCTATGGCACCTTTGCTGAGGAAATGTTAACCTATACTAGTACCGGTCATGCGCCTTGGACATTAGTAGAAGGGGACTGTAAACGTTGGGCAAGGGTTAAGGTATTATCTCAGATTGTAGCGGTTATTACCCAAGCCTTAGACCGTCTCAGACTGCCAAAAACTGATATTCCATCTTTACCCCCTCAAACGGAGTTACAACCCACAGAACCAGATTTTTTAGGAAAAATAGACTTAGGGTTACATTTATTTAAAGATGATTATAAACAAAGGTTACGGGAAGCACAGGTTAAATTAAGAGAGTTACAGTTACAAATTTTCAAAAAAAAGGTTCCTGTTTTAGTCTTATTTGAAGGATGGGACGCAGCCGGAAAAGGAGGAGCGATTAAACGGTTAACTGATACCTTAGATCCAAGAAGTTATAAAGTTCATGCTTTTTCTGCCCCCACGTCTGAAGAATTAAACTATCATTATTTATGGCGATTTTGGCGACAAATTCCAGCACAAGGAAGCATCGGAATTTTTGATCGAAGTTGGTATGGAAGAGTATTAGTCGAAAGGGTAGAAGGGTTTGCATCGGAATTGGAATGGCGACGCTCTTATAAAGAAATTAATGAGTTTGAATCGCAGTTAACGGCATCAGGATATGTCATCGTTAAGTTCTGGTTACATATTAGTTTTGAAGAACAATTAAAACGGTTTGAAGATAGAAAAAATAACCCGTTTAAAAGCTATAAATTAACCGATGAAGACTGGAGAAATCGGGAAAAATGGCCATTATATTACGTCGCAGTCAATCAAATGATTGCCCGTACCAGTACCCCCTATGCTCCCTGGACCATTGTACCTGGAAACGATAAATATTATGCCCGTGTTCATGTGTTAGAAACAGTGATTCATGCCATTGAAACGGAGTTGAAACAACGAGATTAA
- a CDS encoding IS630 family transposase: MFSIPSVKRILDELTLDSIEQEFFKKNLPLKVKKLQEKSKKATVEVWFFDEHRVGLKPIIRKVWSPTGERPKAIVQHRYEWLYVYGFVEPKTGKTLWYLIPRVNNKWLSLVYEAFAEDVGLNKDKIIFLVEDNAGWHRSQKLKIPNGIIVEFLPAYSPELQPAERLWTLVDEPLVNEYFETIEEIEDILAIRCCLLQNMTEEIKNLTNYHWLKYS; this comes from the coding sequence CTGTTCTCAATTCCTTCTGTCAAGCGGATTTTAGATGAGCTTACCCTGGATAGTATAGAGCAAGAATTCTTCAAGAAAAATCTACCTTTAAAAGTCAAAAAGTTACAAGAAAAGTCTAAAAAAGCTACTGTAGAAGTCTGGTTTTTCGATGAGCATCGAGTAGGATTAAAGCCGATTATTAGAAAAGTTTGGAGTCCAACAGGAGAAAGACCAAAAGCTATAGTACAACATCGTTACGAATGGTTATATGTTTATGGATTTGTGGAACCCAAAACAGGAAAAACCTTATGGTACTTAATACCGAGAGTCAACAATAAATGGTTAAGTTTAGTCTATGAAGCTTTTGCTGAAGACGTAGGACTTAATAAAGATAAAATAATTTTTTTAGTTGAAGATAATGCGGGGTGGCATCGAAGCCAAAAACTTAAAATTCCTAATGGAATAATAGTAGAATTTTTACCAGCTTATTCTCCAGAGCTACAACCAGCCGAAAGATTATGGACTTTGGTAGATGAGCCTTTGGTTAATGAGTATTTTGAAACAATTGAGGAGATAGAAGATATCCTAGCCATACGTTGTTGTCTGCTCCAAAATATGACTGAAGAAATCAAAAACTTGACCAATTATCACTGGCTTAAATACTCCTAA
- a CDS encoding ISAs1-like element ISCysp6 family transposase — protein MAKGFADQKQSSKKKKEKGNIASIDEIQNNLLGYVKEIEDPRVQRSKKHLLKDVLAIAILAVIAGSQGWEDMENYGIAKQEWLSEFLELPHGIPSDDTFRRVFERIDPESLQKCLQKWVQSIMNSIQGEIIPIDGKTLRGSYDRNAGQCALHTVTAWASQQSLVLGQVKVENYSNEITAIPALLELLDITGSIITIDAMGTQTSIIQQICRQKADYIVTLKANHPTLFSQVKQWFTDTQNNGWDGIEHDYYKSVTKGHHRTEKRYVWAIPVAAMGELYQQQQWHGLQTIVVVERIRHLWNKTTHDIQFYLTSLPPNAQFLCHAIRTHWSIENNLHWTLDVTFSEDQCRIRSEYSPQNFALLRRLALNVLHQEKTFKRSLRQKMKQAAMNNNYMMTVLNSFCQADFR, from the coding sequence ATGGCCAAGGGGTTTGCAGACCAAAAACAATCTAGTAAGAAAAAAAAGGAAAAGGGAAATATAGCATCTATTGATGAAATCCAAAACAATTTATTAGGCTATGTCAAAGAAATAGAAGATCCTAGAGTACAAAGAAGCAAAAAACACCTCCTTAAAGATGTATTGGCGATCGCTATATTGGCAGTCATTGCAGGCTCCCAAGGTTGGGAAGATATGGAGAACTATGGTATCGCAAAACAGGAGTGGTTATCAGAGTTTCTAGAACTCCCTCACGGAATCCCGAGTGATGACACATTTAGAAGAGTTTTTGAGAGAATTGATCCAGAATCGCTGCAAAAATGCCTACAAAAATGGGTTCAATCTATAATGAATTCAATTCAAGGAGAAATTATCCCCATCGATGGCAAAACATTAAGGGGTTCTTACGATCGCAACGCCGGACAGTGCGCTTTACATACGGTCACAGCGTGGGCATCCCAGCAGAGTCTGGTGTTAGGACAAGTCAAAGTTGAAAACTACTCCAATGAAATTACGGCCATTCCTGCCTTACTCGAACTATTAGACATTACAGGCTCGATCATTACCATTGATGCAATGGGAACTCAAACCAGCATTATCCAACAAATTTGTCGGCAAAAAGCTGACTACATTGTTACTCTCAAAGCTAACCATCCTACTTTATTTTCTCAAGTCAAGCAATGGTTTACTGATACCCAAAACAATGGCTGGGATGGCATTGAACATGATTACTACAAAAGTGTAACCAAGGGCCACCACCGCACCGAGAAACGATACGTTTGGGCTATACCAGTAGCAGCTATGGGAGAGCTTTACCAGCAACAACAATGGCATGGACTGCAAACTATTGTCGTAGTCGAACGCATCCGTCACTTGTGGAACAAGACTACCCACGATATTCAGTTTTATCTGACCTCTTTACCTCCCAATGCCCAATTCCTTTGCCATGCGATCCGCACCCATTGGAGCATTGAGAATAACCTTCATTGGACACTCGATGTCACTTTTTCTGAAGATCAATGCCGTATTCGGTCAGAATATAGTCCACAGAACTTTGCTCTTCTAAGACGATTGGCTCTTAATGTTCTCCATCAAGAAAAAACATTTAAACGTAGTCTTCGCCAGAAAATGAAGCAAGCTGCTATGAACAACAACTATATGATGACTGTTCTCAATTCCTTCTGTCAAGCGGATTTTAGATGA